From the Fulvia fulva chromosome 2, complete sequence genome, one window contains:
- a CDS encoding Beta-galactosidase — protein sequence MLTASTLRLIGALSLAAQSYAAVITVTAGTPCATSLSAPSSTYNFSPLGTCGAEPGFNCYGAPSGSCCSTYGYCGSGPEYCGSGCQPEFGDCDEIPIETPPASSSMGLPPDYTAPPVAYARSDQNVSLTPDASRWPSGIHLAVDYYPSQWPEWMWESDVARMRDSNISLVRVDEFDWSVLEPKEGQYNFTLLDKTLDLLQKYGIKAIVGTPTAAPPNWLTEKYEVNFVDRTNTTLLFGSRRHYSLSSFDYREQSQKITRQLAERYGNHEAVAGWQLDNEFGCHDTVRSYDKDAKTRFRWWLKEKYGTIENMNDAQGRVFWSSQYESFDAVEPPFLEVYTNNEAHTLDWYTFSSDMVAEFAKEQVVILRKYAPHQFVTTNFMVLFTDFNHYKFTRDTGIDLATFDQYALAGTSAVLLSDHEMTDYLRTGVPDLQALNHALYRGISGAAYGQNHGPFGVMEMQPGVLNWNQYRVSPLEGMVRLWTHETFAASGDLVNYFRWRQVPYAQEQTLSGLFTADNVEDEGFVESQIFAEEDLPKLRSAGIEEAAGQADVALVFDYTSHWVWAIEPYSGSWSVKDAGYTGAVLAYTDLIYSFYSALRRLGLSVDIISPEQSLEGYKMVVVPSLPIIPETFDKALSDFSGSVIFGPSTGSRTPNFAYPPGLTPSEGSLRTRLPMRVSRIETPPTYANSGVSYAGTTYNISAREEWITCARDDSTSNATVSYTSPHRPGKPAACSEDGLHYLAFNPPVDMLVAYLGDVAAEAGIQDLTGRVADQENDLGATLRLARRGDLLWAINYGSKAHSAPTVDGDLIVGDNADEVPAAGVLVWKLARAD from the exons ATGCTCACAGCTTCGACCCTCCGCCTCATCGGCGCCTTGTCCTTGGCAGCACAATCCTACGCCGCAG TCATCACAGTCACAGCCGGCACACCCTGCGCAACCTCCCTCTCCGCCCCATCCTCAACATACAACTTCTCCCCCCTCGGCACCTGCGGAGCAGAACCCGGCTTCAACTGCTACGGCGCCCCCAGCGGCAGCTGCTGCAGCACATACGGCTACTGTGGCTCTGGACCGGAATACTGTGGTAGCGGATGTCAGCCAGAGTTTGGAGATTGTGATGAGATACCAATTGAGACGCCACCAGCCTCTTCTTCGATGGGGCTGCCGCCGGACTATACTGCGCCGCCGGTG GCCTACGCAAGATCTGACCAGAATGTCTCACTGACTCCAGATGCCTCACGCTGGCCCAGCGGCATACACCTCGCCGTGGACTACTACCCCTCCCAATGGCCAGAATGGATGTGGGAGTCTGATGTGGCACGCATGCGAGACAGTAACATCTCGCTCGTCCGCGTCGATGAGTTTGACTGGAGTGTCTTGGAGCCAAAGGAAGGGCAATACAACTTCACCCTTCTAGACAAGACGCTGGACCTTCTCCAGAAATACGGCATCAAAGCGATTGTGGGCACACCGACAGCAGCACCGCCCAATTGGCTCACAGAGAAGTATGAGGTCAACTTTGTAGATCGAACGAATACGACTTTGCTCTTTGGGTCGAGGAGACATTATAGCTTGTCTTCTTTTGATTATCGAGAGCAGAGTCAGAAGATTACGCGTCAGTTGGCAGAGAGATATGGGAATCATGAGGCTGTGGCTGGGTGGCAGCTTGATAA TGAGTTCGGCTGCCACGACACAGTACGAAGCTACGATAAAGACGCCAAGACTCGTTTCCGTTGGTGGTTGAAGGAGAAGTACGGCACTATTGAGAACATGAACGATGCTCAAGGTCGGGTGTTTTGGTCGTCTCAGTACGAGAGCTTCGATGCGGTAGAGCCGCCGTTTCTTGAGGTGTACACCAATAACGAGGCGCATACGCTGGATTGGTATACCTTCAGCTCCGATATGGTTGCAGAGTTCGCCAAAGAGCAGGTCGTGATCTTGAGAAAGTATGCGCCGCATCAGTTCGTTACGACGAACTTTATGGTGTTGTTTACG GATTTCAATCACTACAAGTTCACCCGCGACACCGGTATCGACCTAGCAACCTTCGACCAGTACGCTCTAGCTGGTACCAGCGCAGTCCTACTATCTGACCACGAAATGACGGACTACTTGCGCACAGGTGTACCAGACCTCCAAGCTCTCAACCATGCGTTGTACCGTGGCATCTCTGGCGCTGCATATGGCCAAAATCATGGCCCGTTCGGAGTCATGGAGATGCAACCTGGAGTCCTCAATTGGAACCAGTACCGCGTCTCTCCACTTGAAGGCATGGTACGTCTTTGGACCCACGAGACCTTCGCGGCATCGGGAGATTTGGTGAACTACTTCCGCTGGCGGCAGGTGCCTTATGCTCAAGAGCAGACCTTGTCTGGGCTTTTCACAGCCGATAATGTTGAAGATGAGGGCTTCGTTGAGTCTCAAATTTTCGCTGAGGAGGACCTTCCCAAGCTGCGGTCAGCAGGCATTGAGGAGGCTGCAGGCCAGGCCGATGTCGCCCTCGTCTTCGATTACACCTCCCACTGGGTCTGGGCTATCGAGCCCTACAGTGGGTCCTGGTCCGTCAAAGATGCCGGCTACACAGGTGCAGTTCTGGCATACACAGACCTCATCTACTCTTTCTACTCAGCTCTGCGCCGTCTCGGTCTCAGCGTCGATATCATCTCCCCAGAGCAGAGTCTGGAAGGCTACAAGATGGTTGTTGTGCCGTCGCTACCCATCATCCCCGAGACCTTTGATAAGGCTCTGTCGGACTTCTCGGGATCGGTCATCTTCGGGCCCAGTACGGGCAGCAGAACTCCCAACTTCGCATACCCACCAGGCCTGACACCTTCCGAAGGGTCGTTGCGAACTCGTCTGCCTATGCGGGTGAGCCGTATCGAGACTCCACCAACCTACGCGAACAGTGGTGTCTCATATGCCGGTACCACGTACAACATTTCTGCTCGCGAGGAATGGATCACATGCGCAAGAGACGACAGCACCAGCAACGCCACAGTGTCGTACACCTCTCCACACCGCCCAGGAAAGCCGGCGGCGTGCTCGGAGGACGGTCTGCACTATCTTGCGTTTAACCCGCCAGTCGACATGCTCGTAGCCTATCTCGGTGACGTCGCTGCCGAGGCAGGGATCCAAGACCTGACTGGTCGCGTGGCCGACCAGGAAAACGACCTGGGTGCTACCCTGAGGCTGGCAAGGCGAGGCGATCTGCTATGGGCCATCAACTACGGTTCCAAAGCACACAGTGCACCAACAGTCGACGGGGATCTGATTGTCGGCGACAACGCCGATGAGGTCCCGGCGGCTGGCGTGTTGGTGTGGAAGCTCGCACGAGCAGATTGA
- a CDS encoding 40S ribosomal protein S18: MSLVSGEKSNFQFILRLLNTNVDGKQKVMYALTKISGVGRRYSNLVCKKADVDLNKRAGELTSEELERIVTIIQNPTQYKIPTWFLNRQRDIVTGKDEQVLANGVYSKLRDDLERLKKIRAHRGLRHYWGLRVRGQHSKTTGRRGRTVGVSKKKG; this comes from the exons ATGTCTCTCGTATCCGGCGAGAAGTCGAACTTCCAGTTCATCCTGCGTCTCCTCAACACCAAC GTCGATGGCAAGCAAAAGGTCATGTACGCGCTGACCAAGATATCTGGTGTCGGTCGCCGTTACTCCAACTTGGTCTGCAAGAAGGCCGATGTCGACCTCAACAAGCG CGCCGGCGAGCTTACCTCCGAAGAACTCGAGCGCATCGTCACCATCATCCAGAACCCAACCCAGTACAAGATCCCAACCTGGTTCCTCAACAGACAGCGCGACATCGTCACCGGCAAGGACGAGCAGGTCTTGGCCAACGGCGTCTACTCCAAGCTCCGTGACGACCTCGAGCGCCTGAAGAAGATCCGCGCTCACCGTGGTCTTCGTCACTACTGGGGCCTTCGCGTCCGTGGTCAGCACTCCAAGACCACTGGTCGTCGTGGTAGGACCGTCGGTGTCAGCAAGAAGAAGGGTTAG
- a CDS encoding Cellulose synthase catalytic subunit [UDP-forming], which produces MPSTAAHTAADLQVSVTDYDTLTETHKQPKPEVDPDLLAAQLRDLQRQSERFLAKHRLHDSYASSSSTGSDEESDVVGTPALASSGVSTPAGDVVPRTPSNLSTLTTYFPTSPTGKPLSGSGRLRSPSPLAAGEVKTSDLQVPAAIAEEEPRSISPHGNAQATSASSVYSEHRQPEVHQPDFQEQGPNSVERKHRPRSASLSVIQKASTSNRRVVRRSSFGDLPRSNALVDWFNARTPERRLELPGRPALVRPGQNQRDLPKDEIEVIGADGLPVSTETKAKRKKLQKKGGPPAHGSDGLSSSSQESRGSLWSQAKESFVATYCPSEAPPLILPSGPTDLEKTLYLKTNRLGLYTFGVFSFLSLSVGMWLFVISFNAFYWFGAVVFLLQIYLLISYTVSICGKDYDIKKHHKILEENLIDPLTCSTVDIYLPCCKEPIEVLENTYKYVQQLQYPTTKLKVYVLDDGASDAVKTMAQTYGYNYICREDRPRLKKAGNLRWAFARTEGDFFAIFDADFCPRPDFLSEIIPIHLAKPDTAIVQTPQFFRTSTDQSWVEQGAGAVQELFYRVVQINRNRFGASICVGSNAVYRRSALEEVGGTAEIGFSEDVHTGFYAVNRGWKVRYLPLCLACGICPDTPRAFFSQQMRWCMGSTTLLTNMDFWRSKLNPIQKICYLSGMMYYSAISLSIFMNPLPGILMLWCRPQYVRYYNLAFAVPSIVYSIIAIRCWSKARYGFAVQFVMVIQSYAYLTAIKDRLFGRALAWVPSGDTKAHKNNKYRNMRILAWCWMMSVMGAVIAGTTYQVLRGLPWYDCLPLIILDAFNLFLAHRFLLWSGRI; this is translated from the exons ATGCCATCCACAGCAGCTCATACCGCCGCCGACCTGCAGGTCAGTGTTACCGACTACGACACATTGACAGAGACGCACAAGCAACCAAAGCCTGAAGTCGACCCTGATCTTTTGGCAGCTCAACTGCGAGATCTGCAAAGACAGTCAGAGCGCTTTCTCGCTAAGCATCGTCTCCATGATAGCTATGCCAGCAGCAGCAGTACAGGTAGCGACGAAGAGAGCGATGTTGTTGGTACCCCAGCATTGGCCAGTTCCGGAGTGTCGACACCTGCAGGCGATGTCGTACCACGTACACCGTCCAACCTGTCGACTTTGACAACATACTTTCCGACCTCGCCGACAGGCAAACCACTTTCTGGTTCAGGCCGACTGAGATCTCCGAGTCCATTAGCTGCTGGTGAAGTGAAGACTTCAGACTTGCAAGTTCCAGCTGCCATCGCAGAAGAAGAGCCCAGATCGATCTCGCCACACGGCAACGCCCAGGCAACATCAGCTTCATCCGTGTATTCCGAACACCGTCAGCCTGAGGTTCACCAGCCAGACTTCCAAGAGCAAGGACCCAACTCCGTAGAGCGAAAGCACCGACCACGTTCAGCAAGCCTGTCAGTAATACAGAAAGCAAGCACTTCCAACCGGCGAGTGGTCAGACGTTCGTCCTTTGGCGATCTACCCAGAAGCAATGCATTGGTCGACTGGTTCAATGCCAGAACTCCAGAGCGACGACTTGAGCTACCAGGTCGTCCTGCGCTTGTTCGACCTGGTCAGAACCAACGCGACCTACCCAAAGATGAAATTGAGGTGATCGGCGCCGACGGTCTTCCTGTAAGCACCGAGACCAAAGCAAAGCGGAAGAAGCTCCAGAAGAAAGGTGGTCCTCCAGCCCATGGATCCGATGGCTTGAGCTCAAGCAGCCAAGAATCACGAGGCAGTCTATGGTCACAGGCCAAGGAGTCTTTTGTTGCAACTTACTGTCCATCGGAAGCACCGCCATTGATCTTGCCATCTGGTCCGACAGACCTCGAGAAGACGTTGTACTTGAAGACGAACAGGCTGGGACTGTACACTTTCGGTGTCTTCTCATTTCTGTCCCTGAGTGTTGGCATGTGGCTCTTCGTCATATCGTTCAATGCTTTCTACTG GTTCGGCGCCGTCGTCTTTCTCCTCCAGATCTACCTCCTTATTTCTTACACCGTCTCGATCTGTGGCAAAGACTATGACATCAAGAAGCACCATAAGATTCTCGAGGAGAACCTGATCGACCCACTCACCTGCTCAACGGTGGACATCTACCTGCCCTGCTGCAAAGAGCCCATCGAGGTCCTGGAGAATACGTACAAGTACGTTCAGCAACTACAGTACCCCACCACCAAGCTGAAAGTCTACGTCCTGGATGACGGAGCAAGCGATGCCGTCAAAACCATGGCACAGACTTACGGCTACAACTACATCTGTCGAGAAGATCGACCACGGTTGAAAAAAGCTGGGAATCTGCGCTGGGCGTTCGCCAGGACTGAGGGTGATTTCTTTGCGATCTTTGATGCC GACTTCTGCCCCCGCCCCGACTTCCTCTCCGAGATCATCCCCATCCACCTCGCCAAGCCCGACACCGCCATTGTCCAGACACCGCAATTCTTCCGCACCTCCACCGATCAGTCCTGGGTAGAGCAAGGCGCTGGCGCAGTCCAGGAACTCTTCTATCGTGTCGTGCAGATCAATCGTAACCGCTTCGGTGCTTCCATCTGTGTTGGCAGTAATGCCGTCTACCGTCGCTCGGCTCTAGAGGAAGTAGGCGGGACAGCCGAGATAGGGTTCTCCGAAGATGTTCACACTGGCTTCTATGCTGTGAACCGAGGGTGGAAGGTCAGGTATCTGCCATTGTGTTTGGCATGTGGGATTTGTCCGGACACGCCGAGGGCGTTCTTCAGTCAGCAGATGAGGTGGTGTATG GGCTCAACAACTCTCCTCACCAACATGGACTTCTGGCGAAGCAAACTCAACCCCATCCAGAAAATCTGCTACCTCTCAGGCATGATGTACTACTCCGCCATTTCACTCAGCATCTTCATGAATCCCCTACCAGGAATTCTAATGCTCTGGTGTCGACCCCAATACGTGCGCTACTACAACCTCGCCTTCGCAGTCCCGTCAATCGTCTACTCAATCATCGCCATCCGGTGCTGGAGCAAAGCACGCTATGGCTTTGCCGTCCAGTTCGTCATGGTCATCCAGTCCTACGCATATCTGACTGCCATCAAAGATCGACTTTTCGGGAGAGCTTTGGCGTGGGTCCCGTCTGGCGATACGAAGGCGCATAAGAACAATAAGTATAGGAACATGAGGATTTTGGCGTGGTGTTGGATGATGAGTGTGATGGGAGCGGTGATTGCTGGGACGACGTATCAGGTCTTGAGGGGGTTGCCTTGGTATGATTGTCTGCCGTTGATCATTCTGGATGCTTTCAACTTGTTCTTGGCACATCGGTTCTTGCTGTGGAGTGGGAGGATTTGA